A stretch of Gemmobacter fulvus DNA encodes these proteins:
- a CDS encoding iron-containing alcohol dehydrogenase, translating into MNSFSIAVPGRILFGRGEAAKAPGLIAAFGARGIVVHGADAARAGWLMQGLRAAGCEALGIACAGEPVLAVLEQAVAQARAHRPDWIVALGGGAALDLGKAIAALVPAPGEAMDYLEVVGRGLPLEAAPLPFIALPSTAGTGAEVTKNAVIGVPAQGRKVSLRDDRMLARLAIVDPALTDDCPRAVTLASGLDAITQVIEPYISCKATPYTDAITRPVIGPGLAALVALMAGEDAQARDTLAWTSVCGGMALANAGLGAVHGLAGVIGGQTGASHGAICGVLLGPVLAMNRARTDGPARARIDEVCALISGVLGGAAADAPQVLADWARAAGLPGLAAQGLAPADHAQVAEASAASSSMKGNPLPLSPADLVTVLQAAR; encoded by the coding sequence ATGAACAGTTTTTCCATCGCGGTGCCGGGCCGCATCCTGTTCGGGCGGGGCGAGGCGGCCAAGGCCCCCGGCCTGATCGCGGCCTTCGGCGCGCGGGGGATCGTGGTGCATGGCGCCGATGCGGCGCGGGCCGGGTGGCTGATGCAGGGGCTGCGCGCCGCCGGATGTGAGGCTTTGGGCATTGCCTGCGCGGGCGAGCCGGTGCTTGCAGTGCTGGAACAGGCGGTGGCACAGGCGCGGGCGCATCGCCCCGACTGGATCGTGGCTCTGGGGGGCGGGGCGGCCCTTGATCTGGGCAAGGCGATTGCCGCCCTTGTGCCCGCACCCGGCGAGGCGATGGATTATCTGGAGGTGGTGGGGCGTGGCCTGCCGCTGGAGGCCGCGCCCTTGCCCTTCATCGCGCTGCCCAGCACGGCGGGGACCGGGGCCGAAGTCACCAAGAATGCGGTGATCGGCGTGCCCGCACAGGGGCGCAAGGTGTCGCTGCGTGATGACCGGATGCTGGCGCGGCTTGCCATCGTCGATCCGGCGCTGACCGATGATTGCCCGCGCGCGGTGACGCTGGCCTCGGGGCTGGATGCCATCACGCAGGTGATCGAGCCCTATATTTCCTGCAAGGCAACCCCCTATACCGATGCGATCACCCGTCCGGTCATCGGCCCCGGCCTTGCCGCGCTGGTGGCGCTGATGGCGGGCGAGGACGCGCAGGCGCGCGATACGCTGGCCTGGACCTCGGTCTGTGGCGGCATGGCGCTGGCCAATGCCGGTCTCGGGGCTGTGCATGGGCTGGCCGGGGTGATCGGCGGCCAGACAGGGGCGTCGCATGGCGCGATCTGTGGTGTCTTGCTGGGGCCGGTGCTGGCGATGAACCGCGCCCGGACCGATGGCCCGGCCCGCGCGCGGATAGACGAGGTCTGCGCGCTGATTTCCGGGGTTCTGGGCGGCGCGGCGGCGGATGCGCCGCAGGTGCTGGCCGATTGGGCGCGGGCTGCGGGCCTGCCGGGGCTGGCGGCGCAGGGGCTTGCCCCGGCGGATCATGCGCAGGTGGCCGAAGCCTCGGCGGCTTCGTCGTCGATGAAGGGCAACCCGCTGCCGCTGTCGCCCGCCGATCTGGTTACGGTGCTGCAAGCCGCGCGCTGA
- a CDS encoding HAD family hydrolase, which translates to MPLSLAIFDFDGVLADSEGIALEELAAEITARGAPVSVDEAHGLFLGASTARHMAYIRDRTGQPCGADFPDAWHARLFRRYPTELHPVPGAEATLDALAQAGVAICIASGGAVARLEVALRCTGLAARFAQNVFSADMVAQGKPAPDLFLYAAAKMGVPPGDCVVIEDAPAGVQAARAAGMPAIAFTGGCHLIGKATDHAALLSAAGAEAVAPDHAALRALLSARLAAP; encoded by the coding sequence ATGCCCCTGTCTTTGGCCATCTTCGATTTCGACGGCGTTCTGGCCGATAGTGAGGGCATCGCGCTGGAGGAGCTCGCCGCCGAGATCACGGCCCGCGGGGCCCCGGTCAGCGTGGACGAGGCGCATGGCCTGTTTCTGGGCGCCTCGACCGCGCGCCACATGGCCTATATCCGCGACCGCACCGGCCAGCCCTGCGGTGCCGATTTTCCCGATGCCTGGCACGCCCGGCTGTTCCGCCGTTATCCCACCGAGCTGCACCCGGTGCCGGGGGCCGAGGCCACGCTGGACGCGCTGGCGCAGGCCGGTGTGGCGATCTGCATCGCCTCAGGGGGTGCTGTGGCACGGCTGGAGGTGGCGCTGCGCTGCACCGGCCTTGCCGCCCGCTTTGCGCAGAATGTGTTCAGCGCCGATATGGTGGCGCAGGGCAAACCCGCGCCCGACCTGTTCCTCTATGCCGCCGCGAAGATGGGTGTGCCGCCGGGCGACTGTGTGGTGATCGAGGATGCGCCCGCAGGGGTGCAGGCGGCCCGCGCTGCCGGGATGCCCGCCATCGCCTTTACCGGCGGTTGCCACCTGATCGGCAAGGCGACAGACCATGCCGCCCTGCTATCTGCGGCAGGGGCCGAGGCGGTGGCCCCGGATCACGCGGCGCTGCGGGCGTTGCTCAGCGCGCGGCTTGCAGCACCGTAA
- a CDS encoding aldehyde dehydrogenase family protein: MPTIKDIMNTMEYGPAPEGNAEVKAWLAGLGDGIGHFINGKFTDARAPLIEVLNPATDVPLAQVAKGSAEDVEAAVRAARAAYPKWSALPGHARAKYLYAIARHIQKRERFLSVLETMDNGKTIRETRDIDVPLVARHFYHHAGWAEVLDSEFPNHTPVGVCGQVIPWNFPLLMLAWKVAPALAAGNTVVLKPADLTPLSAWAFAQICAEVGLPAGVLNIVNGDGETGAAIAGHPDVDKVAFTGSTEVGRVIRRQIAGSGKKLSLELGGKSPFIVFEDADLDAAVEGVVDAIWFNQGEVCCAGSRILVQEGVAPRFFAKLTARMQVLRTGDPLDKTMDVGAIVSRKQLTRITGLLAQGEAEGATLHRAPGALPKTGNFCAPGFFTGTAPASTVSQVEIFGPVATTLTFRTADEAVTLANDSRYGLAASVWSENINRAIEVAAKVKAGVVWINATNIFDAGAAFGGYRESGFGREGGREGMAEYLSPAWEKGGKARPAPALAIEVSPFTGKSDRADIDVTAKLYIGGKQARADGGQSYTVLGKGGVAIGQAALANRKDVRNAVEAAHKAGGWGGVTAHNRAQVLYFFAENLDQRRAEFEALLIDSTGTSAKAAAEEVELSIRRAFWYAAQADKFDGAVHATKSRHVTLAMNEPFGVMGLVCPDEAPLLSLLSLLLPAIAMGNRAVVVASQSHPLIAARLYQVLETSDMPGGVVNLLTGERDVLARTLAEHDDVAALWYCGSAEGVAMVETASAGNLKPVWTDGGRLRDWRDPAQGQGADYLRRATQVKTIWLPYGE; encoded by the coding sequence ATGCCCACGATCAAGGACATCATGAACACCATGGAATACGGCCCCGCCCCGGAAGGCAATGCCGAGGTCAAAGCCTGGCTTGCGGGCCTGGGCGACGGGATCGGCCATTTCATCAACGGCAAATTCACCGACGCCCGCGCGCCGCTGATCGAGGTGCTGAATCCGGCCACCGATGTGCCGCTGGCGCAGGTGGCCAAGGGCAGCGCCGAGGATGTGGAGGCCGCCGTGCGCGCCGCCCGTGCCGCCTATCCGAAATGGTCGGCCCTGCCCGGCCATGCGCGTGCAAAATACCTCTATGCCATTGCCCGCCACATCCAGAAGCGCGAACGCTTCCTGTCGGTGCTGGAGACGATGGACAATGGCAAGACCATCCGCGAGACGCGCGACATCGACGTGCCGCTGGTGGCGCGCCACTTCTATCACCATGCCGGCTGGGCCGAGGTGCTGGACAGCGAATTTCCGAACCACACCCCGGTCGGCGTCTGCGGGCAGGTGATCCCGTGGAACTTCCCGCTCTTGATGCTCGCCTGGAAAGTCGCGCCTGCACTGGCGGCGGGCAATACCGTGGTGCTGAAACCGGCCGATCTGACCCCGCTCAGCGCCTGGGCCTTTGCGCAGATCTGCGCCGAAGTGGGCCTGCCTGCCGGGGTCTTGAACATCGTCAATGGCGATGGCGAGACCGGGGCCGCGATTGCGGGCCACCCTGATGTCGATAAGGTCGCCTTCACCGGCTCGACCGAAGTGGGCCGCGTCATCCGCCGCCAGATTGCCGGATCGGGCAAGAAACTGTCGCTGGAACTGGGCGGCAAATCCCCGTTCATCGTGTTCGAGGATGCCGATCTGGATGCCGCCGTCGAAGGCGTCGTCGATGCGATCTGGTTCAATCAGGGCGAGGTCTGCTGTGCCGGGTCGCGTATTCTGGTGCAGGAAGGCGTGGCGCCGCGCTTCTTTGCCAAGCTGACCGCCCGGATGCAGGTGCTGCGCACCGGCGATCCGCTGGACAAGACGATGGATGTGGGCGCCATCGTGTCGCGCAAGCAACTGACGCGCATCACCGGCCTGCTGGCGCAGGGCGAGGCGGAAGGCGCCACGCTGCACCGCGCGCCGGGGGCGCTGCCCAAGACCGGCAATTTCTGCGCGCCGGGGTTCTTTACCGGCACGGCCCCCGCCTCCACCGTGTCGCAGGTGGAAATCTTCGGCCCGGTGGCCACCACCCTGACCTTCCGCACCGCCGACGAGGCGGTGACGCTGGCCAATGACAGCCGCTATGGCCTTGCCGCGTCGGTCTGGTCGGAAAACATCAACCGCGCGATCGAGGTGGCGGCCAAGGTCAAGGCCGGGGTGGTCTGGATCAATGCCACCAATATCTTCGATGCCGGGGCGGCCTTTGGCGGCTATCGCGAAAGCGGCTTTGGCCGTGAAGGCGGGCGCGAGGGCATGGCGGAATACCTGTCGCCCGCATGGGAAAAAGGCGGCAAAGCCCGCCCTGCCCCGGCGCTGGCCATCGAGGTTTCCCCCTTCACCGGCAAATCCGACCGCGCCGACATTGACGTGACGGCCAAGCTTTATATCGGCGGCAAGCAGGCGCGGGCCGATGGCGGGCAAAGCTATACCGTGCTGGGCAAGGGCGGCGTCGCCATTGGCCAAGCCGCGCTGGCCAATCGCAAGGATGTGCGCAATGCGGTCGAGGCGGCGCACAAGGCGGGCGGCTGGGGCGGCGTCACGGCGCATAACCGCGCGCAGGTGCTGTATTTCTTTGCCGAAAATCTCGATCAGCGCCGGGCCGAGTTTGAAGCCCTGCTGATCGACAGCACCGGCACCAGCGCCAAGGCTGCCGCAGAGGAGGTGGAACTGAGCATCCGCCGCGCCTTCTGGTATGCGGCGCAGGCCGACAAGTTCGACGGCGCGGTCCATGCCACCAAATCCCGGCATGTCACGCTGGCAATGAACGAGCCCTTTGGCGTGATGGGTCTTGTCTGCCCGGATGAAGCGCCGCTGCTGTCGCTGCTGTCCTTGCTGCTGCCCGCCATTGCCATGGGCAACCGCGCGGTGGTGGTGGCAAGCCAAAGCCACCCGCTGATCGCGGCGCGGCTGTATCAGGTGCTGGAAACCTCGGACATGCCGGGCGGCGTGGTCAACCTGCTGACCGGCGAGCGTGATGTGCTGGCGCGCACTCTGGCCGAGCATGATGACGTGGCCGCGCTGTGGTATTGCGGCAGCGCAGAGGGCGTGGCGATGGTCGAGACGGCCTCGGCAGGCAACCTCAAGCCGGTCTGGACCGACGGCGGCCGCCTGCGCGACTGGCGCGACCCGGCGCAGGGGCAAGGGGCAGACTATCTGCGCCGCGCCACTCAGGTGAAAACGATCTGGCTGCCCTACGGCGAATGA